The following proteins are co-located in the Pectinophora gossypiella chromosome 23, ilPecGoss1.1, whole genome shotgun sequence genome:
- the LOC126377584 gene encoding uncharacterized protein LOC126377584, which translates to MECLKCKKVLAKKGSHFVCQGPCQGTFHRNCVKGLSADIKKGKNRIYCNNCEDDEGSEEEEEEEDAQNYSKILKDIQKKVGVIPGLKKHLDSITQSLSLLSDKYDTLIAEHEQSKLKINKLEKTITNINNKCVFLEKCNTALEQKIHDFEQVSRKHNVEIVGIEQLPGENVKDIVSKIGAVIDVSSADIEWVRRSRPMKAGGKPAPIIVGFKSSGTESRDRWLANRRKLTATTSDMVTGGSASTKIYLNEDLTRNARVLLWNTKKQLHGTYKYIWVSNGKILVKKSDGDKSVCVRAESDISELLNKK; encoded by the coding sequence ATGGAGTGTCTAAAATGTAAAAAAGTGCTTGCTAAAAAAGGCTCACATTTCGTGTGTCAAGGGCCTTGCCAAGGTACATTTCATAGGAATTGTGTTAAAGGACTATCAGCGGATATAAAAAAGGGAAAGAACAGGATTTATTGCAATAATTGCGAAGACGATGAGGGCTCGGAAGaagaggaggaggaggaggatgCGCAAAACTACTCTAAAATTCTCAAGGATATCCAGAAAAAAGTTGGAGTCATCCCAGGGCTCAAGAAACATCTGGATTCTATTACGCAAAGTTTGAGTTTGCTTTCCGATAAGTATGATACTTTGATTGCAGAGCATGAACAGTCTAAGCTGAAAATCAATAAACTCGAGAAGACGAttacaaatattaataacaaaTGTGTATTTCTTGAAAAATGCAACACCGCCCTCGAACAAAAAATCCACGACTTCGAGCAAGTATCGCGGAAACATAATGTCGAAATAGTAGGTATCGAACAACTACCTGGCGAGAACGTAAAAGATATTGTCTCCAAAATTGGTGCTGTAATCGATGTGAGCAGTGCTGACATAGAATGGGTTAGACGCAGTCGTCCAATGAAGGCAGGTGGTAAACCAGCACCAATTATTGTAGGCTTCAAGAGTTCAGGGACGGAGTCGAGGGATAGATGGCTCGCGAATCGCCGCAAGTTAACGGCAACTACGAGTGATATGGTAACAGGTGGATCGGCTTCAACTAAAATCTACTTAAATGAAGATCTGACCAGGAATGCAAGGGTTCTTCTATGGAATACAAAAAAACAGCTTCACggtacttacaaatatatcTGGGTTTCAAACGGAAAAATATTAGTTAAAAAATCTGACGGTGACAAGTCTGTTTGTGTAAGGGCGGAGAGTGATATTTCCGAACtgctgaataaaaaataa